One Solanum lycopersicum chromosome 2, SLM_r2.1 genomic region harbors:
- the LOC101261983 gene encoding probable protein phosphatase 2C 47 isoform X2: protein MKEMMAPGTNMSPCNGEIENGFCKGNMSAIEENQEVSDGLSQPNAGKPPRNHPGMRHCISQANLGATSALVFDGHGGIDAASFTQNNLLNFILEDSHFPSMVKKAVRNAFQKADNTLADTKSLDSSSGTTALIALILGRTMLIANAGDSRAVLGKRGRAIELSKDHKPNATSEKLRIEKLGGVIFDGYLNGQLSVARALGDWHIKSAKGSKGLLISEPEFEEVVLSEEDEFLIIGCDGLWDVMSSQYAVTIVRKELMLHNDPEKCSKFLVKEALKRNCCDNLTVLVICFSHDPPPRIEIPKTTRRRSISAEGLDLLKGVLSDI from the exons ATGAAAGAAATGATGGCTCCAGGCACCAATATGTCACCCTGTAATGGGGAAATTGAGAATGGGTTCTGTAAAGGAAATATGTCAGCAATTGAAGAAAATCAGGAAGTGTCTGATGGTTTGAGTCAACCAAATGCAGGGAAGCCACCAAGAAACCATCCAGGGATGAGGCATTGTATCAGCCAAGCAAATTTGGGAGCTACTTCTGCATTG GTGTTTGATGGGCACGGTGGCATTGATGCTGCATCATTTACTCAAAATAATctccttaattttattttagaggATTCCCATTTCCCATCAATGGTTAAAAAAGCTGTCAGGAATGCTTTCCAGAAAGCCGATAATACGTTAGCAGATACAAAGTCTCTAGATAGTTCCTCTGGAACAACTGCTCTGATTGCACTTATTTTAGGAAG GACCATGCTCATAGCTAATGCTGGGGACTCTCGAGCTGTATTAGGGAAGCGTGGAAGAGCAATTGAATTGTCAAAAGACCACAAACCAAATGCTACTTCCGAGAAATTAAGAATTGAAAAACTAGGGGGCGTCATTTTTGATGGCTACCTCAATGGCCAACTGTCAGTTGCACGAGCTCTGGGTGACTGGCACATAAAGAGTGCCAAAGGTTCAAAGGGCCTGTTGATCTCGGAGCCAGAGTTTGAAGAGGTGGTCCTGTCAGAAGAGGATGAATTCCTGATAATTGGCTGCGATGGTTTATGGGATGTCATGAGTAGCCAATATGCAGTAACAATCGTAAGAAAGGAGCTCATGCTGCATAATGATCCTGAAAAATGCTCAAAATTTCTTGTCAAGGAGGCACTGAAGCGTAACTGTTGTGATAATCTAACCGTTCTTGTAATCTGCTTCTCTCATGATCCACCACCTCGAATTGAAATACCAAAAACTACAAGAAGGAGAAGTATATCAGCTGAAGGACTGGATCTTTTAAAGGGGGTGTTGAGTGACATATGA
- the LOC101261681 gene encoding uncharacterized protein, which translates to MATLKEILTRRPISATIRLTVDAGAAKPGPPVGPALGQYKLNSMAFCKDFNARTQKFKAGTPMAVTITAFKDGTFDFIVKSPSVTWYLKQAAGIDLGSGRPGHVTASTLTLKHVYEIAKIKQSDPFCQYMPLESICKSIIGTANSMGIKVQKELD; encoded by the coding sequence ATGGCAACGCTTAAAGAGATCTTAACACGCCGCCCTATCTCAGCCACGATCCGTCTCACCGTCGATGCGGGAGCAGCTAAGCCCGGACCACCAGTAGGTCCGGCTCTCGGTCAGTACAAACTGAACTCCATGGCATTCTGTAAGGACTTCAATGCTAGGACCCAGAAGTTCAAGGCTGGAACACCAATGGCGGTGACTATCACCGCATTCAAGGATGGGACTTTCGATTTCATCGTTAAGTCTCCGTCAGTAACTTGGTACTTAAAGCAGGCCGCTGGAATTGATCTGGGAAGTGGCCGCCCGGGCCATGTAACAGCGTCGACGTTAACCCTAAAGCACGTTTATGAAATTGCGAAAATCAAGCAGAGTGACCCTTTTTGCCAGTACATGCCTTTGGAGTCAATTTGTAAGTCTATTATTGGGACGGCGAATTCTATGGGGATTAAAGTTCAGAAAGAGCTGGATTGA
- the LOC101261983 gene encoding probable protein phosphatase 2C 47 isoform X1, translated as MKEMMAPGTNMSPCNGEIENGFCKGNMSAIEENQEVSDGLSQPNAGKPPRNHPGMRHCISQANLGATSALEPNTVMLGLKSPSSDNCAYVPIFRSGSYSEMGPKQYMEDEHIRIDNLREQVDDSKGLLSQGAYYGVFDGHGGIDAASFTQNNLLNFILEDSHFPSMVKKAVRNAFQKADNTLADTKSLDSSSGTTALIALILGRTMLIANAGDSRAVLGKRGRAIELSKDHKPNATSEKLRIEKLGGVIFDGYLNGQLSVARALGDWHIKSAKGSKGLLISEPEFEEVVLSEEDEFLIIGCDGLWDVMSSQYAVTIVRKELMLHNDPEKCSKFLVKEALKRNCCDNLTVLVICFSHDPPPRIEIPKTTRRRSISAEGLDLLKGVLSDI; from the exons ATGAAAGAAATGATGGCTCCAGGCACCAATATGTCACCCTGTAATGGGGAAATTGAGAATGGGTTCTGTAAAGGAAATATGTCAGCAATTGAAGAAAATCAGGAAGTGTCTGATGGTTTGAGTCAACCAAATGCAGGGAAGCCACCAAGAAACCATCCAGGGATGAGGCATTGTATCAGCCAAGCAAATTTGGGAGCTACTTCTGCATTG GAACCAAATACAGTAATGCTTGGTCTCAAATCACCATCAAGTGATAATTGTGCATATGTGCCCATCTTTCGCTCAGGAAGCTATTCTGAGATGGGACCCAAACAGTACATGGAAGATGAACATATCCGTATTGATAATCTCCGTGAACAAGTTGATGACTCCAAAGGTCTTCTTTCACAAGGAGCATATTATGGT GTGTTTGATGGGCACGGTGGCATTGATGCTGCATCATTTACTCAAAATAATctccttaattttattttagaggATTCCCATTTCCCATCAATGGTTAAAAAAGCTGTCAGGAATGCTTTCCAGAAAGCCGATAATACGTTAGCAGATACAAAGTCTCTAGATAGTTCCTCTGGAACAACTGCTCTGATTGCACTTATTTTAGGAAG GACCATGCTCATAGCTAATGCTGGGGACTCTCGAGCTGTATTAGGGAAGCGTGGAAGAGCAATTGAATTGTCAAAAGACCACAAACCAAATGCTACTTCCGAGAAATTAAGAATTGAAAAACTAGGGGGCGTCATTTTTGATGGCTACCTCAATGGCCAACTGTCAGTTGCACGAGCTCTGGGTGACTGGCACATAAAGAGTGCCAAAGGTTCAAAGGGCCTGTTGATCTCGGAGCCAGAGTTTGAAGAGGTGGTCCTGTCAGAAGAGGATGAATTCCTGATAATTGGCTGCGATGGTTTATGGGATGTCATGAGTAGCCAATATGCAGTAACAATCGTAAGAAAGGAGCTCATGCTGCATAATGATCCTGAAAAATGCTCAAAATTTCTTGTCAAGGAGGCACTGAAGCGTAACTGTTGTGATAATCTAACCGTTCTTGTAATCTGCTTCTCTCATGATCCACCACCTCGAATTGAAATACCAAAAACTACAAGAAGGAGAAGTATATCAGCTGAAGGACTGGATCTTTTAAAGGGGGTGTTGAGTGACATATGA